From the genome of Oncorhynchus kisutch isolate 150728-3 unplaced genomic scaffold, Okis_V2 Okis09a-Okis19a_hom, whole genome shotgun sequence, one region includes:
- the LOC116353004 gene encoding zinc finger protein 135-like isoform X1, producing MDDRNLTEPEVNTGLSFPLPALRLFIPPLRLFSAAMWQVAQRGDIMGYGKLEEFVTFVTETVPELLSFRQRTQLMLGLRAKLVLELCRTEQTAGLQSHLDRIHAARSHPGDPDFCCAEAEASKSNFLALVQTLIQDPVEREHFFQEVFHVDYGPKYDSALQGLMWEFLSRLEQLLPVPDFKQTVSWLNAGPSVLEECVNSLSQPLQLKTLLQHHRELGYLDTNATSSSSAGDCIFSSLSLTPVVATRKTETEIQSELMDGCMDPALYGEEMETESVVVTEYAEVELGTCTYTREEREFSIEKTESQNQRDSQADLNREAREMVANASEEEHQEGEVEVICEEVGHPNGDAELVSERTSAMNIEEAVFCAEVGDVCVDLESMNREVEITYEEVEHVEHPELVGPICAENTIDRLSNHNENLHKENDFTEEGLEKDEQERNEAGYVPQTVTDQGSSQCTPQEVMNQPELVPSCLHQKPTLGFQRLDVSVLPLQMSSPSQPLRRNTRLQMKTVGSRGPNGGQLKALEEANGTWGVPLYPSPDPREDSEDLSATSDSSTMNGNKGGTVEAPSLVFACSQCSFNHADEVNLRQHLKALHPEEYRRMLAAGENETETPPGSSSSTPLNPCLSDIPHTLGKSGKHTSHSKTCSVCGKTFSRATDMRRHQRSHTGERPYRCTQCRKTFQYSFDLKRHQRKGLGSRPVQCCACGEGFDREEDLKTHCSVAHLADSPVSDDFGIKLNLPAGLESERCPSEEGEHKCPECDMSFSQISQMKRHQLIHSGGDPLQCNQCLKKCQNSDALTKHMQMHNGARPFQCSICNINFTQLVCLRQHYLNDHKEEGSFLCSHCPKHFSRLSNLIKHQRTHTGERPYQCSHCPKRFTQLQILTRHERIHTGERPFLCPDCGKRFLSSGELSKHLQCHSEERPFPCLECGKTFKANRFLKKHLQTHTGERPFPCSQCGKRFSKSTDLTRHNRMHTGERPHMCSQCGKSFLTYSEVVKHQRYHTGERPFKCEQCGKSFTQSCYLTVHKRIHTGEKPYSCSVCGNRYNSTTPLKRHMLSHTGEKPYVCTECGKAYNRLHLLRTHERTHAAVEAVC from the exons ATGGATGATAGGAATTTAACGGAGCCGGAGGTGAATACGG GGTTGTCTTTTCCTCTACCTGCCCTGCGCCTGTTCATCCCACCGCTGCGGCTGTTTTCTGCAGCGATGTGGCAAGTGGCACAACGAGGGGATATAATGGGATACGGGAAGCTGGAAGAGTTTGTGACATTTGTTACAGAGACGGTTCCAGAGCTGCTCAGTTTCAGACAGAGAACCCAGCTCATGTTGGGCTTACGAGcaaag TTGGTTTTGGAGTTGTGCCGCACGGAGCAGACAGCAGGGCTTCAGAGCCATCTGGACAGGATCCACGCTGCAAGATCACATCCGGGGGATCCAGAC TTTTGTTGTGCAGAAGCGGAAGCCTCTAAATCAAATTTCCTTGCACTGGTACAAACTCTTATCCAAGACCCAGTTGAGAGGGAACATTTCTTCCAG GAAGTGTTTCATGTAGACTATGGACCCAAGTATGACTCTGCCCTGCAAGGATTAATGTGGGAGTTTCTCTCCAGGCTGGAGCAGCTCCTTCCAGTACCAGACTTCAAACAG ACAGTGTCTTGGCTCAATGCTGGACCCTCTGTCTTGGAAGAGTGTGTCAACTCTCTATCTCAGCCTCTGCAGTTGAAGACTCTACTGCAACATCATAGAGAACTAGGATATTTGGACACCAATG CAACTTCTTCCTCCTCTGCTGGCGACTgcatcttctcctctctgtctctcactccggTGGTGGCCACtagaaagacagaaacagagatccAATCAGAGTTGATGGATGGTTGTATGGACCCAGCCTTATATGGTGAAGAGATGGAAACAGAGTCTGTAGTAGTGACTGAGTATGCAGAAGTGGAGCTGGGGACCTGTACATACACCAGAGAGGAAAGGGAGTTTAGTATAGAGAAGACTGAGTCACAGAACCAAAGAGACAGTCAGGCTGACTTGAATAGGGAAGCGCGGGAGATGGTAGCCAATGCAAGCGAGGAAGAACATCAAGAGGGAGAAGTGGAGGTTATTTGTGAGGAAGTGGGGCATCCTAACGGAGACGCTGAGCTTGTTTCAGAGAGAACCAGTGCCATGAACATAGAGGAAGCCGTTTTCTGCGCAGAggtgggggatgtgtgtgtggatctgGAGTCAATGAATAGAGAGGTGGAAATTACTTATGAGGAGGTGGAGCATGTTGAACATCCGGAGTTAGTTGGGCCTATATGTGCAGAGAATACAATTGACAGACTGTCCAACCACAATGAGAACCTACACAAAGAAAATGATTTCACAGAGGAGGGGCTTGAGAAGGATGAGCAGGAGAGAAATGAAGCTGGTTATGTCCCCCAAACTGTCACGGATCAAGGAAGTTCCCAATGTACGCCACAAGAAGTAATGAACCAGCCAGAACTGGTCCCATCCTGTCTGCACCAAAAACCCACATTAGGGTTCCAGAGACTGGACGTCAGTGTCCTGCCTCTCCAAATGTCCTCCCCCTCTCAACCATTGAGAAGAAACACAAGACTCCAGATGAAGACCGTGGGATCAAGAGGTCCCAATGGAGGGCAGCTCAAGGCATTGGAGGAGGCTAATGGGACCTGGGGTGTCCCTTTATACCCGTCTCCAGACCCAAG GGAAGACTCTGAAGACCTCAGCGCCACTTCTGACAGCTCCACAATGAATGGAAATAAAG GTGGGACGGTGGAGGCTCCCTCTCTTGTCTTCGCCTGCTCTCAGTGCTCTTTTAACCATGCCGACGAGGTGAACCTCCGGCAACACCTTAAAGCGCTTCACCCAGAGGAGTACAGAAGGATGCTTGCTGCTGGAGAAAATGAAACAGAAACCCCTCCAGGGTCTTCCAGCAGCACCCCTCTGAACCCATGTCTCTCAGACATTCCCCACACACTGGGGAAGTCTGGCAAGCATACATCACACTCCAAAACATGCTCTGTGTGTGGAAAGACCTTCTCTCGAGCGACAGATATGAGGAGACACCAGAGATCCCACACTGGGGAGCGGCCTTACAGGTGCACCCAATGTAGGAAGACTTTCCAGTATTCCTTCGACTTGAAAAGACACCAACGAAAGGGCCTAGGGTCAAGGCCGGTCCAGTGCTGCGCGTGTGGAGAGGGCTTCGATCGGGAGGAAGATCTAAAGACACACTGCAGTGTGGCTCATTTAGCAGACTCGCCAGTCTCTGATGACTTTGGGATCAAGTTAAACCTCCCAGCAGGCCTTGAGAGTGAGCGGTGTCCCAGCGAAGAGGGTGAACACAAATGTCCAGAATGTGACATGTCTTTCAGTCAGATATCCCAAATGAAGCGACACCAGCTGATTCACTCCGGTGGTGACCCGCTGCAGTGCAACCAGTGTTTGAAGAAATGTCAGAACTCTGATGCCCTCACAAAACACATGCAAATGCACAATGGCGCGCGACCATTCCAGTGTTCAATATGCAACATTAACTTCACGCAGCTAGTTTGTCTTAGGCAACACTATTTGAATGATCATAAGGAAGAGGGTTCATTTCTGTGTTCCCATTGTCCTAAACATTTCTCAAGGCTATCGAACTTGATCAAACACCAGAGAACTCATACAGGTGAGCGGCCTTACCAGTGCTCTCATTGTCCAAAGAGATTCACACAACTACAGATTTTGACTAGACATGagagaattcacacaggagagagaccattTCTTTGCCCTGACTGTGGAAAAAGATTTCTGTCCTCTGGTGAATTGTCAAAACACCTTCAGTGTCACTCAGAGGAGAGACCCTTCCCTTGTCTGGAGTGTGGAAAGACTTTCAAGGCCAATCGGTTTTTAAAGAAACACTTACAGACTCATACAGGGGAGCGTCCTTTCCCCTGCTCACagtgtgggaagagattttccAAGTCGACTGATCTGACCAGGCATAATCGCATGCATACAGGGGAGAGGCCACATATGTGCTCTCAGTGCGGTAAAAGTTTCTTAACTTACTCCGAAGTGGTGAAACATCAGCGTTACCACACTGGAGAACGACCATTCAAATGTGAGCAGTGTGGGAAAAGTTTTACCCAGTCCTGCTATCTTACAGTACATAagcgtatacacacaggagagaagccctaCTCCTGCAGCGTGTGTGGAAATCGCTATAACAGCACCACTCCACTGAAGAGACACATGCTCAGCCACACGGGAGAGAAGCCATACGTGTGTACTGAATGTGGGAAGGCTTACAACAGATTGCATCTTCTGCGTACACACGAGCGAACTCATGCAGCAGTTGAGGCTGTTTGTTGA
- the LOC116353004 gene encoding zinc finger protein 135-like isoform X2 yields MWQVAQRGDIMGYGKLEEFVTFVTETVPELLSFRQRTQLMLGLRAKLVLELCRTEQTAGLQSHLDRIHAARSHPGDPDFCCAEAEASKSNFLALVQTLIQDPVEREHFFQEVFHVDYGPKYDSALQGLMWEFLSRLEQLLPVPDFKQTVSWLNAGPSVLEECVNSLSQPLQLKTLLQHHRELGYLDTNATSSSSAGDCIFSSLSLTPVVATRKTETEIQSELMDGCMDPALYGEEMETESVVVTEYAEVELGTCTYTREEREFSIEKTESQNQRDSQADLNREAREMVANASEEEHQEGEVEVICEEVGHPNGDAELVSERTSAMNIEEAVFCAEVGDVCVDLESMNREVEITYEEVEHVEHPELVGPICAENTIDRLSNHNENLHKENDFTEEGLEKDEQERNEAGYVPQTVTDQGSSQCTPQEVMNQPELVPSCLHQKPTLGFQRLDVSVLPLQMSSPSQPLRRNTRLQMKTVGSRGPNGGQLKALEEANGTWGVPLYPSPDPREDSEDLSATSDSSTMNGNKGGTVEAPSLVFACSQCSFNHADEVNLRQHLKALHPEEYRRMLAAGENETETPPGSSSSTPLNPCLSDIPHTLGKSGKHTSHSKTCSVCGKTFSRATDMRRHQRSHTGERPYRCTQCRKTFQYSFDLKRHQRKGLGSRPVQCCACGEGFDREEDLKTHCSVAHLADSPVSDDFGIKLNLPAGLESERCPSEEGEHKCPECDMSFSQISQMKRHQLIHSGGDPLQCNQCLKKCQNSDALTKHMQMHNGARPFQCSICNINFTQLVCLRQHYLNDHKEEGSFLCSHCPKHFSRLSNLIKHQRTHTGERPYQCSHCPKRFTQLQILTRHERIHTGERPFLCPDCGKRFLSSGELSKHLQCHSEERPFPCLECGKTFKANRFLKKHLQTHTGERPFPCSQCGKRFSKSTDLTRHNRMHTGERPHMCSQCGKSFLTYSEVVKHQRYHTGERPFKCEQCGKSFTQSCYLTVHKRIHTGEKPYSCSVCGNRYNSTTPLKRHMLSHTGEKPYVCTECGKAYNRLHLLRTHERTHAAVEAVC; encoded by the exons ATGTGGCAAGTGGCACAACGAGGGGATATAATGGGATACGGGAAGCTGGAAGAGTTTGTGACATTTGTTACAGAGACGGTTCCAGAGCTGCTCAGTTTCAGACAGAGAACCCAGCTCATGTTGGGCTTACGAGcaaag TTGGTTTTGGAGTTGTGCCGCACGGAGCAGACAGCAGGGCTTCAGAGCCATCTGGACAGGATCCACGCTGCAAGATCACATCCGGGGGATCCAGAC TTTTGTTGTGCAGAAGCGGAAGCCTCTAAATCAAATTTCCTTGCACTGGTACAAACTCTTATCCAAGACCCAGTTGAGAGGGAACATTTCTTCCAG GAAGTGTTTCATGTAGACTATGGACCCAAGTATGACTCTGCCCTGCAAGGATTAATGTGGGAGTTTCTCTCCAGGCTGGAGCAGCTCCTTCCAGTACCAGACTTCAAACAG ACAGTGTCTTGGCTCAATGCTGGACCCTCTGTCTTGGAAGAGTGTGTCAACTCTCTATCTCAGCCTCTGCAGTTGAAGACTCTACTGCAACATCATAGAGAACTAGGATATTTGGACACCAATG CAACTTCTTCCTCCTCTGCTGGCGACTgcatcttctcctctctgtctctcactccggTGGTGGCCACtagaaagacagaaacagagatccAATCAGAGTTGATGGATGGTTGTATGGACCCAGCCTTATATGGTGAAGAGATGGAAACAGAGTCTGTAGTAGTGACTGAGTATGCAGAAGTGGAGCTGGGGACCTGTACATACACCAGAGAGGAAAGGGAGTTTAGTATAGAGAAGACTGAGTCACAGAACCAAAGAGACAGTCAGGCTGACTTGAATAGGGAAGCGCGGGAGATGGTAGCCAATGCAAGCGAGGAAGAACATCAAGAGGGAGAAGTGGAGGTTATTTGTGAGGAAGTGGGGCATCCTAACGGAGACGCTGAGCTTGTTTCAGAGAGAACCAGTGCCATGAACATAGAGGAAGCCGTTTTCTGCGCAGAggtgggggatgtgtgtgtggatctgGAGTCAATGAATAGAGAGGTGGAAATTACTTATGAGGAGGTGGAGCATGTTGAACATCCGGAGTTAGTTGGGCCTATATGTGCAGAGAATACAATTGACAGACTGTCCAACCACAATGAGAACCTACACAAAGAAAATGATTTCACAGAGGAGGGGCTTGAGAAGGATGAGCAGGAGAGAAATGAAGCTGGTTATGTCCCCCAAACTGTCACGGATCAAGGAAGTTCCCAATGTACGCCACAAGAAGTAATGAACCAGCCAGAACTGGTCCCATCCTGTCTGCACCAAAAACCCACATTAGGGTTCCAGAGACTGGACGTCAGTGTCCTGCCTCTCCAAATGTCCTCCCCCTCTCAACCATTGAGAAGAAACACAAGACTCCAGATGAAGACCGTGGGATCAAGAGGTCCCAATGGAGGGCAGCTCAAGGCATTGGAGGAGGCTAATGGGACCTGGGGTGTCCCTTTATACCCGTCTCCAGACCCAAG GGAAGACTCTGAAGACCTCAGCGCCACTTCTGACAGCTCCACAATGAATGGAAATAAAG GTGGGACGGTGGAGGCTCCCTCTCTTGTCTTCGCCTGCTCTCAGTGCTCTTTTAACCATGCCGACGAGGTGAACCTCCGGCAACACCTTAAAGCGCTTCACCCAGAGGAGTACAGAAGGATGCTTGCTGCTGGAGAAAATGAAACAGAAACCCCTCCAGGGTCTTCCAGCAGCACCCCTCTGAACCCATGTCTCTCAGACATTCCCCACACACTGGGGAAGTCTGGCAAGCATACATCACACTCCAAAACATGCTCTGTGTGTGGAAAGACCTTCTCTCGAGCGACAGATATGAGGAGACACCAGAGATCCCACACTGGGGAGCGGCCTTACAGGTGCACCCAATGTAGGAAGACTTTCCAGTATTCCTTCGACTTGAAAAGACACCAACGAAAGGGCCTAGGGTCAAGGCCGGTCCAGTGCTGCGCGTGTGGAGAGGGCTTCGATCGGGAGGAAGATCTAAAGACACACTGCAGTGTGGCTCATTTAGCAGACTCGCCAGTCTCTGATGACTTTGGGATCAAGTTAAACCTCCCAGCAGGCCTTGAGAGTGAGCGGTGTCCCAGCGAAGAGGGTGAACACAAATGTCCAGAATGTGACATGTCTTTCAGTCAGATATCCCAAATGAAGCGACACCAGCTGATTCACTCCGGTGGTGACCCGCTGCAGTGCAACCAGTGTTTGAAGAAATGTCAGAACTCTGATGCCCTCACAAAACACATGCAAATGCACAATGGCGCGCGACCATTCCAGTGTTCAATATGCAACATTAACTTCACGCAGCTAGTTTGTCTTAGGCAACACTATTTGAATGATCATAAGGAAGAGGGTTCATTTCTGTGTTCCCATTGTCCTAAACATTTCTCAAGGCTATCGAACTTGATCAAACACCAGAGAACTCATACAGGTGAGCGGCCTTACCAGTGCTCTCATTGTCCAAAGAGATTCACACAACTACAGATTTTGACTAGACATGagagaattcacacaggagagagaccattTCTTTGCCCTGACTGTGGAAAAAGATTTCTGTCCTCTGGTGAATTGTCAAAACACCTTCAGTGTCACTCAGAGGAGAGACCCTTCCCTTGTCTGGAGTGTGGAAAGACTTTCAAGGCCAATCGGTTTTTAAAGAAACACTTACAGACTCATACAGGGGAGCGTCCTTTCCCCTGCTCACagtgtgggaagagattttccAAGTCGACTGATCTGACCAGGCATAATCGCATGCATACAGGGGAGAGGCCACATATGTGCTCTCAGTGCGGTAAAAGTTTCTTAACTTACTCCGAAGTGGTGAAACATCAGCGTTACCACACTGGAGAACGACCATTCAAATGTGAGCAGTGTGGGAAAAGTTTTACCCAGTCCTGCTATCTTACAGTACATAagcgtatacacacaggagagaagccctaCTCCTGCAGCGTGTGTGGAAATCGCTATAACAGCACCACTCCACTGAAGAGACACATGCTCAGCCACACGGGAGAGAAGCCATACGTGTGTACTGAATGTGGGAAGGCTTACAACAGATTGCATCTTCTGCGTACACACGAGCGAACTCATGCAGCAGTTGAGGCTGTTTGTTGA